One window from the genome of [Clostridium] celerecrescens 18A encodes:
- the mgtA gene encoding magnesium-translocating P-type ATPase, translating into MQKVKNNLETLKVTQDMVRRDEIATRIKSAAAAKTDALFNNLNTTPEGLSEDLVGASREQYGDNKVTHGKKVSLPKRITEAFINPFTAILIGLTAVSAFTDIILAEPGEADPLTVVIIMTMVMISGILRFVQETRSGNAADKLLKMIKTTTNVRRMETGNAEIPLEEVVVGDIVHLAAGDMIPADMRIIQAKDLFVSQSALTGESVAVEKIPGAVSVEHDTLAEYPNLAFMGSNVISGSAAGVVVATGDDTIFGDMAKNVSDKPVQTNFEKGVNSVSWLLIRFMMVMVPIVLFINGFTKGDWMEATLFALSVAVGLTPEMLPMIVTTCLAKGAVAMSKEKTIIKNLNSIQNLGSIDILCTDKTGTLTQDKVALQYHLNIHGEEDTRVLRHAFLNSYYQTGLKNLMDVAVIERTLEEQKTVAELRGLTDQFTKVDEIPFDFERRRMSVVVKNGKTQMITKGAVEEMLSVCSFAEYEGQVLPLTDDIKAYILKKVNDLNEDGMRVIAVAQKTNPSPVGTFSVADESDMVLMGYLAFLDPPKESTAEALAALKEHGVDVKILTGDNDKVTRCVCRQVGLSVDRILLGSDLDNMSDEELGSAAERVSVFAKLSPQQKARVITILRNNGHSVGYMGDGINDAAAMKASDVGISVDTAVDIAKESADVILLEKDLMVLEKGIIEGRKTYANMIKYIKMTASSNFGNMFSVLAASAFLPFIPMLPIHLILLNLIYDLSCTAIPWDNVDKEYLAVPRKWDASSIGKFMIWIGPTSSVFDITTYLLMYFIICPAMTGGLMFHQLTDPAMQAYFIALFQAGWFVESMWSQTLVIHMIRTPKIPFIQSHASLSVTLLTFTGIAALTIIPFTKLGASIGLAALPPVYFAWLALTIFLYMVLATVFKKIFIRRYGELL; encoded by the coding sequence ATGCAAAAAGTAAAAAACAATTTAGAAACCTTAAAAGTAACCCAGGACATGGTGCGCCGTGACGAGATCGCGACCAGGATAAAATCTGCCGCCGCTGCTAAAACGGATGCACTGTTTAACAATCTGAACACGACGCCGGAAGGACTCAGTGAGGATCTTGTGGGGGCTTCCCGTGAACAGTACGGCGACAATAAAGTTACCCACGGAAAAAAAGTATCCCTGCCAAAACGCATCACCGAGGCATTCATCAATCCTTTTACCGCCATCCTAATCGGGCTGACGGCGGTGTCGGCGTTTACCGACATCATTCTCGCAGAACCGGGAGAAGCAGATCCGCTGACTGTTGTGATTATCATGACAATGGTGATGATTTCCGGAATTCTGCGCTTCGTGCAGGAAACAAGAAGCGGCAACGCCGCTGATAAGCTTTTAAAAATGATCAAGACGACCACAAACGTCCGGCGGATGGAAACTGGCAACGCGGAAATACCGCTGGAAGAAGTCGTTGTGGGCGATATTGTCCATCTGGCTGCGGGAGACATGATTCCCGCCGACATGCGGATTATCCAAGCCAAAGATTTGTTTGTCAGCCAGTCGGCACTGACTGGGGAAAGTGTGGCAGTAGAGAAAATTCCAGGGGCCGTGAGTGTGGAACACGATACATTGGCAGAGTACCCGAACCTGGCCTTTATGGGATCAAACGTCATCAGCGGCAGCGCGGCAGGCGTGGTTGTTGCGACGGGTGACGACACGATATTCGGAGATATGGCAAAGAACGTCAGTGATAAACCTGTGCAGACCAACTTTGAAAAAGGCGTTAACTCTGTATCATGGCTGCTCATCCGGTTCATGATGGTCATGGTTCCCATCGTGCTGTTTATCAACGGATTCACCAAGGGCGATTGGATGGAGGCAACCCTGTTTGCCCTGTCAGTGGCGGTAGGCCTGACACCGGAAATGCTGCCGATGATCGTCACCACCTGCCTAGCCAAAGGCGCAGTGGCTATGTCTAAGGAAAAGACAATCATCAAGAACTTAAATTCAATCCAGAATCTTGGTTCCATCGATATACTGTGTACTGACAAGACAGGAACCCTGACCCAGGATAAAGTGGCACTGCAATACCACTTGAATATCCACGGGGAGGAAGATACACGCGTATTGCGCCATGCCTTTTTAAACAGCTATTACCAGACAGGACTGAAAAATCTTATGGATGTCGCCGTCATTGAACGCACCCTGGAAGAGCAGAAAACGGTAGCGGAGCTTCGCGGCCTTACCGATCAGTTTACCAAGGTTGATGAAATCCCCTTTGACTTTGAGCGTCGCCGTATGAGCGTAGTGGTAAAAAATGGCAAGACACAGATGATCACCAAGGGAGCGGTGGAGGAAATGCTGTCGGTTTGCAGCTTTGCTGAGTATGAAGGACAAGTGCTGCCGCTGACTGACGACATCAAGGCATATATTCTTAAAAAGGTAAATGATTTAAACGAGGATGGAATGCGGGTTATCGCCGTTGCGCAAAAGACCAATCCCTCTCCCGTAGGCACGTTTTCCGTGGCTGACGAATCGGATATGGTGCTGATGGGATATCTTGCTTTCCTTGATCCGCCAAAGGAATCTACGGCTGAAGCACTTGCCGCCTTAAAAGAGCATGGCGTGGATGTGAAAATTCTGACTGGCGATAACGACAAGGTGACTCGCTGCGTTTGCCGGCAGGTAGGCCTCTCCGTTGACCGTATCTTATTGGGCTCTGATCTTGACAACATGTCCGATGAAGAACTTGGAAGCGCCGCCGAAAGAGTAAGCGTTTTTGCCAAGCTGTCTCCGCAGCAGAAGGCCCGTGTCATTACAATCTTACGGAATAACGGGCATAGCGTTGGCTATATGGGAGACGGTATCAACGACGCGGCAGCAATGAAGGCTTCCGACGTGGGCATTTCCGTTGACACAGCGGTAGACATCGCCAAAGAGTCCGCTGATGTCATTCTTCTGGAAAAAGACTTAATGGTATTGGAGAAGGGCATCATCGAGGGCCGCAAGACTTACGCCAACATGATCAAATATATCAAGATGACGGCAAGCTCCAACTTCGGCAATATGTTTTCAGTACTGGCAGCCAGTGCTTTCCTGCCCTTCATTCCCATGCTGCCCATCCATCTGATTCTGTTGAATCTGATTTACGATTTAAGCTGTACGGCAATTCCGTGGGATAATGTAGATAAAGAGTACCTTGCTGTACCGAGGAAATGGGACGCTTCTTCCATCGGAAAATTTATGATATGGATCGGACCGACCAGCTCGGTGTTTGACATCACCACCTACCTGCTGATGTATTTCATCATCTGCCCTGCCATGACCGGCGGACTTATGTTCCACCAGCTTACTGACCCGGCTATGCAGGCATACTTTATCGCACTGTTCCAGGCAGGCTGGTTTGTAGAATCCATGTGGAGCCAGACTCTTGTCATTCATATGATTAGAACGCCTAAGATTCCTTTTATCCAGAGCCATGCTTCCCTGTCGGTGACACTGCTCACCTTCACAGGCATTGCAGCCCTGACCATCATTCCCTTTACCAAACTTGGAGCATCCATCGGCCTTGCCGCCCTGCCGCCTGTATATTTTGCATGGCTGGCGCTGACCATTTTCCTGTATATGGTGCTCGCTACGGTATTCAAGAAGATTTTTATCAGAAGGTATGGTGAGTTATTATAA
- a CDS encoding sugar ABC transporter ATP-binding protein, giving the protein MSEYVLELKGVTKIFPGVKALDQVHFSLKKGEVHALMGENGAGKSTFIKVITGVHRADEGEIFLDGNHTEFKGPKDAQTAGIAAVYQHPTSYPDLTVTENIFMGHEIVKNRMIQWKRMNQEADKLLMELNADFKASAEMGSLSVAQQQMVEIAKALSTQARIIILDEPTAALTKNESEDLYRIVDQLKAAGVSIIFISHRFEDMYRLADRVTIFRDSRYIGTYESGGITNGELIKAMVGREIRDLYPKPEVKTGPEVLKVENMSRTGYFKDISFALHQGEILGLTGLVGAGRTEVAESICGITMPDSGNIYIEGRHVSIKHPSDAMKEGLVLLPEDRQRAGLILTWGLWRNVTLPIMGKYAKCGITNEKMEYETAKQLLEEVDTKAVSIFDPASSLSGGNQQKVVVAKALSQEMKVVIMDEPTKGVDVGAKAEIYQIMGDLAKKGYGILLISSEMPEILGMSDRILVMCNGRLSGELNRGEATQEAILQHAMERSSQ; this is encoded by the coding sequence GTGTCCGAATATGTTCTGGAATTAAAGGGCGTTACAAAAATATTTCCCGGCGTAAAGGCCTTAGACCAGGTTCATTTCAGTCTGAAAAAGGGCGAGGTTCATGCACTGATGGGGGAAAACGGAGCGGGAAAATCCACATTTATCAAAGTGATAACAGGAGTTCACAGGGCAGACGAAGGAGAAATCTTTCTGGACGGGAATCATACAGAATTTAAAGGGCCAAAGGATGCCCAGACAGCAGGAATCGCTGCTGTTTACCAACATCCTACCTCCTACCCGGACCTTACGGTGACGGAGAATATATTTATGGGCCATGAGATCGTAAAAAACCGTATGATCCAGTGGAAGCGGATGAATCAGGAGGCGGATAAGCTGTTAATGGAACTGAATGCAGATTTTAAAGCCTCCGCCGAAATGGGAAGCTTAAGTGTTGCCCAACAGCAGATGGTGGAAATCGCAAAGGCACTATCCACCCAGGCCAGAATCATCATTCTTGATGAACCCACAGCTGCTCTTACAAAAAACGAATCCGAAGACTTGTACCGGATCGTGGATCAGTTAAAGGCCGCCGGTGTTTCTATTATCTTTATCTCCCACCGGTTTGAGGATATGTACCGGCTGGCGGATCGGGTAACCATTTTCCGGGATTCCCGGTACATCGGTACCTATGAATCGGGGGGAATCACCAATGGCGAGCTTATAAAGGCCATGGTAGGCCGCGAGATCAGGGACCTTTACCCAAAACCGGAGGTAAAGACCGGCCCGGAGGTTCTTAAGGTGGAAAACATGTCAAGGACCGGATACTTTAAAGACATAAGCTTTGCACTTCACCAAGGGGAGATTCTGGGACTTACGGGACTTGTAGGGGCAGGGAGAACAGAGGTGGCAGAAAGCATCTGCGGCATTACAATGCCGGATTCCGGAAATATTTATATTGAGGGAAGGCACGTCTCCATAAAACACCCGTCTGATGCCATGAAAGAAGGGCTTGTCCTTCTTCCGGAGGACCGACAGAGAGCAGGTCTTATCCTCACCTGGGGCCTGTGGCGCAATGTGACCCTGCCCATCATGGGAAAATATGCGAAATGCGGCATTACAAATGAAAAAATGGAATATGAAACCGCAAAACAGCTTTTGGAAGAAGTGGATACAAAGGCAGTTTCCATCTTTGATCCTGCCAGCTCCTTATCCGGAGGAAACCAGCAGAAAGTGGTGGTGGCAAAGGCTTTAAGCCAGGAGATGAAAGTCGTCATTATGGATGAACCCACCAAGGGCGTGGATGTAGGAGCAAAGGCCGAGATCTATCAGATTATGGGGGATCTAGCGAAGAAAGGATACGGAATCCTTCTCATATCCTCGGAAATGCCGGAAATTTTGGGTATGAGTGACCGCATCCTGGTCATGTGCAATGGCAGGCTGTCCGGTGAGCTAAACCGCGGGGAAGCGACTCAGGAGGCCATTCTCCAGCATGCCATGGAAAGGAGTTCCCAATAA
- a CDS encoding response regulator transcription factor: MKLLIVDDEELTRTGLIDSIDWESLGIFQLFQAEDGISGLRIAKEVKPEIVLCDVRMPRMDGIEMVERLEKLLPQSAFIFMSGYSDKEYLKAAIRLKAINYVEKPLDPAEVKNSIQEAYNCVRQNMRTVKNELFYSRGTASSFAAALTQPYKDNKETVAALAKELGLKLTSHAGFTSFVVKLEQSQTDQSLMDQVLTDLEVFLSHSHMQVYYVSKYIQYHVFHILSPELPSHGALKRTGFFLKNCFDSAFTFYISRGETYTGIARAYDSYASAVSLMQSSFFFDPGTLFTPEEKQTVHTDKQGRNKSAEDAYITLLSEAVLNKDQKKGRELLLHLYEDFYQRREVSSHEAKDLYYKLFMVLEDCRQTLRLAPVMEPENAMKLLESCFSFRELHQKLAQKTELLFEAARSHMSEDTTIFLIKEYIHNHYHNEALSVRDIGGQVYLSASYVCTYFKNETGQTINQYLTDFRMKKAKELLADSRYQIADISNKVGYSNGNYFSKSFKKMTGLSPSDYREKMLK; the protein is encoded by the coding sequence ATGAAATTGCTGATCGTTGATGATGAAGAGCTCACACGTACCGGGTTGATTGATTCCATTGACTGGGAGTCTTTGGGCATCTTTCAGCTGTTCCAGGCAGAGGACGGCATAAGCGGGCTTCGCATAGCAAAGGAAGTGAAGCCTGAAATCGTTTTATGCGATGTAAGGATGCCCAGAATGGATGGAATTGAGATGGTGGAACGGCTGGAAAAGCTGCTTCCTCAATCGGCCTTTATCTTTATGAGCGGTTATTCGGATAAAGAATATTTAAAAGCGGCTATTCGCTTAAAGGCTATCAACTATGTGGAAAAGCCCCTGGATCCTGCAGAGGTGAAAAACTCAATCCAGGAAGCCTACAACTGTGTCCGTCAGAATATGAGGACTGTAAAAAATGAGCTGTTTTATTCCAGGGGAACCGCCTCTTCCTTTGCCGCAGCCCTTACCCAACCTTACAAGGACAATAAGGAAACCGTCGCAGCCCTTGCAAAAGAGCTGGGCCTTAAGCTCACCTCCCATGCAGGCTTCACCTCTTTTGTTGTCAAGCTGGAACAGAGCCAGACAGACCAGAGTCTTATGGATCAGGTACTGACGGATCTGGAAGTATTTCTTTCCCATTCCCATATGCAGGTTTACTATGTGTCAAAATATATCCAGTACCATGTGTTCCATATTCTCTCCCCTGAGCTGCCTTCCCATGGAGCCTTAAAAAGGACCGGCTTTTTCTTAAAGAATTGTTTTGATTCTGCCTTTACCTTCTATATCAGCAGAGGAGAAACTTATACAGGCATTGCAAGGGCCTATGATTCCTATGCGTCTGCGGTATCTCTCATGCAGAGCAGCTTTTTCTTTGATCCGGGAACATTATTTACCCCTGAAGAGAAACAGACGGTACATACGGATAAACAGGGCAGAAATAAGTCCGCCGAGGATGCTTATATCACCCTTTTATCGGAGGCTGTATTAAATAAGGACCAAAAAAAAGGAAGGGAACTGCTTCTGCACCTTTATGAGGATTTTTACCAGAGGAGAGAGGTTTCTTCCCATGAAGCAAAGGATCTTTATTATAAGCTTTTTATGGTTTTGGAGGACTGCCGTCAGACACTTAGGCTGGCACCGGTCATGGAGCCGGAAAATGCCATGAAGCTTCTTGAAAGCTGCTTTAGCTTTCGGGAGCTGCACCAAAAGCTGGCGCAAAAAACCGAACTGCTTTTTGAAGCAGCCCGGTCACATATGTCGGAAGATACCACTATTTTCCTAATTAAAGAGTATATCCATAATCATTATCACAATGAAGCTCTTTCGGTACGGGATATCGGCGGCCAGGTTTACCTGTCCGCTTCTTATGTGTGCACGTATTTTAAAAATGAAACAGGACAAACCATTAACCAATACCTTACGGATTTCCGGATGAAAAAAGCCAAAGAGCTTCTGGCTGATTCCCGTTATCAGATTGCCGATATTTCAAACAAGGTAGGATACAGCAACGGAAATTATTTCAGCAAGAGCTTTAAAAAAATGACTGGCCTATCGCCGTCTGATTACCGGGAGAAAATGTTGAAATGA
- a CDS encoding Rossmann-fold NAD(P)-binding domain-containing protein, with translation MEILVLGGTKYFGIHMVEELIKKGHNVTIATRGITKDTYGNSVRRLVVERNSAKSMAEVFSNMTYDVVCDNIAYCSNDVKYALDSIKCKRYVMTSSMSVYDDLHVNTMESDFNPFEKPLKWCDRADYPYDEVKRLAECALFQAYPLQNSAAVRFPFVIGTDDYTKRLYFYIEHVVKEIPMFIDNIDAQMEFVSSDEAGRFLAFLAEQECTGAFNGSNTGTISLREIIAYVEEKTGRRTVLSKAGDNGPYNGAPDYSLNTRLASEWKFDFSPLKSWIYDLIDKFIQEATT, from the coding sequence ATGGAAATTTTAGTTTTGGGCGGGACAAAATACTTTGGCATACATATGGTTGAAGAACTCATTAAAAAAGGACATAATGTCACGATTGCAACAAGAGGAATAACAAAAGATACTTATGGGAACAGCGTACGCAGATTGGTTGTTGAGCGCAATTCTGCAAAAAGCATGGCCGAAGTATTTAGCAACATGACTTATGATGTGGTATGCGATAATATTGCCTATTGCTCCAATGACGTAAAATATGCGCTGGACTCTATAAAATGCAAACGCTATGTAATGACCTCCTCCATGTCTGTATATGATGATCTCCATGTCAACACAATGGAAAGCGACTTCAATCCTTTTGAGAAGCCACTAAAATGGTGCGATAGAGCGGACTATCCATATGATGAGGTGAAACGACTCGCAGAGTGCGCTTTATTTCAGGCTTATCCTTTACAGAACAGCGCAGCCGTCAGGTTTCCTTTTGTCATTGGTACCGATGATTATACAAAGCGATTGTATTTCTATATCGAACATGTTGTTAAAGAAATTCCCATGTTTATTGACAATATTGACGCACAGATGGAATTTGTCAGTTCAGATGAAGCGGGCCGGTTTCTGGCTTTCCTGGCAGAGCAAGAATGTACAGGTGCATTCAACGGCAGCAATACGGGAACAATATCTCTTCGAGAGATAATTGCATATGTTGAAGAAAAGACCGGCAGACGGACAGTTTTATCGAAAGCGGGGGATAACGGTCCTTACAATGGAGCGCCGGATTACAGCTTAAATACCAGACTCGCATCAGAATGGAAATTCGATTTTTCTCCGTTAAAATCGTGGATTTATGATTTGATTGACAAATTTATTCAGGAAGCAACGACATAG
- a CDS encoding EAL domain-containing protein has product MQEFDILISKLANKQMIRVLRRGLLYLMPFVLIGSIVLAMLNLPIPAYQSFMSYIFGEGWWEIGLLIYEGTLQIMAIITVITVSQAIASEKEFIKSGEVSTTVLQAVALIAFIIWMKNSDGIVISTANAGSSGMFEAIIISFLACDLYCFFYKLQVCIRSKNLINYHGSTMTREAFRSVFPALLTVFTFSMGKVMLNLIGLGNNQILHKINDMWLSGENFFSAVIVILITHILWFFGIHGGNVIMDAVPVAASSVSSAMGEAIFNKEFFDTYVYLGGAGATFGLLIALLLVGKNSGETRLAKISVLPGLFNINEIMIFGLPIIFNPYFLAPFVLAPVFLCLNAWISVSVGWVPPVTQAVKWTTPIFLSGYLSTGSVVGAVMQAVNLVLAVLIYIPFVRMQEKHQQSARIEVFRGLANEIKYIQERQVKTILNRHDETGSLARALAAEIREGFKSQTQTLHMEYQPKVNYKGQIVGAEALLRWNHPVYGYVSPIVILNICDEANLTNELGQWIMNHSFSDMKRWHEQGFKVPLSVNLSPRQLKEDGSLVRSVQDCISQLGIEPQYMELELTENATIDATDAICNKLGQITAMGLNLSIDDFGMGHSSLLYICDFYANVIKLDASLVGLITSDEQRRQIIKSILSLCEQLHVKAVAEGVETKEQVEMLHELGCECYQGFYYSRSLNYDSFLEYMSRHGTAEEEKQKSRPESDGKVSHWEDTECRNSGE; this is encoded by the coding sequence ATGCAGGAATTTGATATACTTATATCTAAGCTGGCAAATAAGCAGATGATCCGCGTACTCCGCAGAGGATTGCTGTACCTAATGCCGTTTGTTCTAATCGGTTCCATTGTGCTGGCGATGCTAAATCTGCCCATCCCGGCGTACCAGTCTTTTATGTCATATATTTTTGGAGAAGGCTGGTGGGAAATTGGTTTACTTATATATGAAGGTACTCTTCAAATTATGGCGATTATTACAGTGATTACCGTCAGCCAAGCGATTGCGAGCGAAAAAGAGTTCATTAAGTCCGGGGAGGTCAGTACAACTGTCTTACAGGCAGTAGCACTGATCGCTTTCATTATATGGATGAAGAATTCAGATGGTATTGTTATAAGCACAGCAAATGCTGGCTCTTCCGGTATGTTTGAAGCTATTATCATATCATTTCTTGCATGCGATTTGTACTGCTTTTTCTATAAACTGCAGGTATGCATACGGTCTAAAAATCTTATTAATTATCATGGAAGTACCATGACCCGGGAAGCCTTTCGGTCGGTATTTCCTGCTTTGCTCACTGTTTTTACCTTTAGTATGGGAAAAGTGATGCTTAATTTAATAGGATTAGGCAATAACCAGATTTTACATAAGATCAATGACATGTGGCTGTCGGGAGAAAATTTCTTTTCCGCAGTAATTGTTATTCTCATCACTCACATCTTATGGTTTTTTGGCATACATGGAGGAAATGTAATTATGGATGCCGTGCCTGTCGCTGCTTCGTCAGTTTCGTCAGCAATGGGTGAGGCTATTTTTAATAAAGAATTTTTTGATACCTATGTTTATTTAGGAGGTGCAGGAGCAACCTTTGGACTGTTGATAGCCCTCTTGCTGGTTGGGAAGAACAGCGGCGAAACCCGTTTGGCAAAGATTTCGGTACTGCCCGGTTTATTTAATATCAATGAAATCATGATATTTGGTTTGCCCATTATATTCAATCCGTATTTTTTGGCCCCATTTGTGTTAGCGCCTGTTTTTTTGTGCCTTAACGCCTGGATATCCGTAAGCGTTGGCTGGGTTCCTCCGGTTACGCAGGCGGTAAAATGGACCACTCCCATTTTCCTGTCCGGTTATCTCAGTACGGGATCCGTTGTCGGGGCCGTGATGCAAGCCGTTAATCTGGTGTTGGCTGTGCTGATTTATATTCCTTTCGTCAGAATGCAGGAAAAGCACCAGCAGTCCGCCCGCATCGAAGTGTTTAGGGGACTGGCAAATGAAATTAAATATATTCAGGAACGGCAGGTTAAAACCATACTTAACCGTCACGATGAAACAGGTTCTCTTGCCCGCGCTTTGGCGGCAGAGATCCGGGAAGGCTTTAAGAGCCAGACACAAACTCTTCATATGGAATATCAGCCGAAAGTAAACTATAAAGGCCAGATCGTGGGAGCAGAAGCTCTTCTGCGATGGAATCATCCCGTATATGGTTATGTTTCCCCTATCGTTATATTAAATATTTGCGATGAGGCTAATTTGACGAATGAGCTGGGGCAATGGATTATGAACCATTCATTCAGCGATATGAAACGCTGGCATGAACAGGGATTTAAAGTACCTCTTTCCGTAAATCTAAGTCCGCGGCAGCTGAAAGAGGATGGATCCTTGGTTCGATCTGTGCAGGATTGCATCAGTCAGTTAGGCATCGAGCCTCAGTATATGGAGCTGGAACTTACCGAAAACGCTACAATAGATGCGACTGACGCTATATGCAATAAATTAGGGCAGATTACGGCGATGGGACTTAATCTTTCTATTGATGATTTCGGCATGGGTCACAGTTCGCTTCTTTACATATGTGATTTTTACGCTAATGTCATAAAATTAGATGCTTCCCTGGTAGGATTGATAACCAGCGACGAACAGCGCCGGCAGATTATAAAATCAATTCTTTCTCTTTGCGAGCAGCTCCATGTCAAGGCTGTGGCGGAAGGTGTGGAAACCAAGGAACAGGTCGAAATGCTTCATGAACTTGGCTGTGAGTGTTATCAGGGCTTTTATTACAGCAGGTCCTTAAATTATGATAGTTTTCTGGAATATATGAGCCGGCATGGTACGGCGGAGGAGGAGAAACAAAAGTCAAGGCCAGAAAGTGATGGGAAGGTGAGTCATTGGGAAGATACAGAATGCCGTAACTCCGGAGAATGA
- a CDS encoding sensor histidine kinase, with protein sequence MKNLIQRVKFFYNNMMLQTKFTITHLVITTIPMLVMFFFFHGKLYDMVLADTIRTEQTASAMTMPQIDQLIETCLEAQKSLEAHPYYKKLFRLNGYQPSNWIDDSSEAADFYETAEAIIDGEYITNILIYLDIPEFQEIFHNESSGRIFRPMREARGSYWHGIFQGDRSLNSLFCPEFYLSPIEVRGSGDMAYITKTTILYNSEYHTCYTAIYYSKAPFTRLLKNNLTEDTSVAYIINDRDSTVATSDDGLAGIYHFSYDKVRDFFMSSNNFILKNILDQDVYAGFYYIRKADWFMVAVIPTKAIIQKSFLLMIGFFFIYLLCILTSFLIANRLSHSITNRISSVIGQMAKVRTEPPTPLPASLYHDEIGGLIDTYNYMTRMMNRLIGEQAKAAEDLRAAEFNSLQAQINPHFLYNTMDMINWLAQQGRTEEVSEAVVDLSRFYKLTLSHKGILSTIADELEHVKTYVRLQNMRYHQIIDFVVDIPDHMMDLPIPKLTFQPVVENSILHGLLEKVPKGGTIVITGWMEENTAVILISDDGVGMDTGKLSGILSGKGTSKIGTNIAVFNTHRRLEILYGPGYGLTYKSLQGKGTEVEIRISSFYARKLKSLVGREN encoded by the coding sequence ATGAAAAATCTGATACAAAGAGTAAAGTTCTTTTATAACAACATGATGCTTCAGACAAAGTTTACCATCACCCATCTGGTCATCACCACCATACCCATGCTGGTCATGTTCTTTTTTTTCCATGGAAAGCTTTATGACATGGTTTTGGCGGATACTATCCGGACGGAACAAACCGCCTCTGCTATGACTATGCCGCAGATTGATCAGCTGATCGAAACGTGTCTGGAGGCACAGAAGAGCCTGGAAGCCCATCCTTATTATAAAAAGCTGTTCCGTCTGAACGGATACCAGCCTTCCAACTGGATTGATGATTCCTCTGAGGCTGCAGATTTTTACGAGACAGCAGAAGCCATCATTGACGGCGAATATATTACAAATATTCTTATTTATCTTGATATTCCTGAATTTCAGGAAATCTTTCATAATGAATCTTCCGGCCGGATCTTCCGCCCTATGAGAGAGGCCAGAGGGTCTTACTGGCACGGAATTTTCCAGGGAGACCGGTCTTTAAATTCTCTCTTTTGTCCTGAATTCTATTTAAGCCCCATAGAGGTAAGGGGATCAGGAGATATGGCCTATATTACCAAAACCACCATTTTGTATAACAGTGAGTACCACACCTGCTATACGGCCATCTATTACTCCAAAGCACCGTTTACAAGACTTTTAAAGAACAATCTAACAGAGGATACCAGCGTGGCCTATATCATCAACGACCGGGACAGCACCGTTGCCACCTCTGATGACGGGCTGGCGGGAATCTACCATTTCAGCTATGACAAGGTCCGGGATTTCTTTATGTCGTCCAATAATTTTATCCTAAAGAATATTCTGGATCAAGATGTTTATGCCGGTTTTTATTATATCAGGAAAGCGGACTGGTTTATGGTGGCTGTCATTCCAACCAAAGCCATCATTCAAAAAAGCTTTCTCCTTATGATCGGCTTTTTCTTTATATATTTACTTTGCATATTGACTTCATTTTTAATTGCAAACCGGTTGTCCCATTCCATTACCAACCGGATTTCCTCTGTCATTGGGCAAATGGCAAAGGTGCGTACAGAGCCTCCCACCCCTCTGCCTGCATCTCTTTACCATGATGAGATCGGGGGCTTGATCGACACCTACAATTATATGACCAGAATGATGAACAGGCTCATCGGGGAACAGGCAAAAGCGGCAGAGGACTTACGAGCCGCTGAGTTTAATTCTCTTCAGGCCCAGATCAACCCCCATTTTCTATACAACACCATGGACATGATCAACTGGCTGGCACAGCAGGGCCGGACAGAAGAGGTTTCGGAGGCGGTCGTGGACCTTTCCCGTTTTTACAAACTGACTTTGAGCCATAAGGGAATCTTAAGCACCATTGCCGATGAGCTGGAACATGTGAAAACCTATGTCCGGCTTCAAAATATGCGTTACCATCAGATCATTGACTTTGTGGTGGATATACCAGATCATATGATGGACTTGCCAATTCCAAAGCTGACCTTTCAGCCAGTGGTGGAAAATTCTATCCTTCATGGGCTTTTGGAAAAGGTACCAAAAGGAGGAACCATTGTCATTACCGGCTGGATGGAAGAAAACACAGCCGTTATACTGATTTCTGATGACGGGGTGGGAATGGATACCGGAAAGCTTTCCGGCATTCTCTCCGGCAAGGGAACCAGTAAAATTGGGACAAACATTGCCGTATTCAATACCCATCGACGCCTGGAGATTCTTTACGGTCCCGGGTACGGCCTGACCTATAAGAGCCTGCAGGGAAAGGGAACAGAGGTGGAGATCAGGATTTCTTCTTTTTATGCCCGTAAATTAAAATCGTTAGTTGGCAGAGAAAATTAA